From Arcobacter arenosus, one genomic window encodes:
- a CDS encoding ATP-dependent zinc protease: protein MIKQILVLCFFLTSLYADNIVIGKYDRVDLPLLNLKDIRAKVDTGAKTSSLHCSFIESIDDKYVVFDVLDETHKKYENEKFKLPIKRVAKVRSSNGILEKRYVILTKVFIFGKYIETEFTLTNRKKMNYPILLGREFLKKGFIVDVRKEYISFKNKN from the coding sequence TTGATTAAACAAATTTTAGTTTTATGTTTTTTTCTTACAAGTTTATACGCAGATAATATTGTAATAGGAAAATATGATCGAGTAGATTTACCTTTATTAAATTTAAAGGATATAAGAGCAAAAGTTGATACTGGAGCTAAAACTTCATCTTTACATTGTAGTTTTATTGAATCAATTGATGATAAATATGTGGTTTTTGATGTTCTGGATGAAACTCATAAAAAATATGAAAATGAAAAGTTTAAACTTCCAATTAAAAGAGTTGCAAAGGTTAGAAGTTCCAATGGAATTTTAGAAAAAAGATACGTTATATTAACAAAAGTTTTTATTTTTGGAAAATATATAGAAACTGAGTTTACATTAACAAATAGAAAAAAGATGAATTATCCTATTTTATTGGGTAGGGAATTTTTAAAAAAAGGTTTTATCGTTGATGTAAGAAAAGAATATATATCTTTCAAGAATAAAAATTAA
- a CDS encoding lipocalin family protein: MIKKLILTVAIIFFVGCSTKYENLSTESRVDLNKYLGTWYEIARFEHFFEKGCKNVTANYSLLEDEQIRVINRCTKIESGEKKEAKGVAYSTDSTNSKLKVSFFRPFYGDYWIISLDKNYKYALVGSPSREYLWILSRTKTIDEKIKKRLIDIAFKNGFDTSKFIWTIQE; encoded by the coding sequence ATGATAAAAAAATTAATATTAACTGTAGCTATTATTTTTTTTGTGGGTTGTTCAACAAAATATGAGAATCTATCAACAGAATCTAGAGTTGATTTAAACAAATATTTAGGTACTTGGTATGAAATAGCTAGATTTGAACATTTCTTTGAAAAGGGATGTAAAAATGTTACAGCAAATTATTCTTTACTTGAAGATGAACAAATTAGAGTAATTAATAGATGTACTAAAATAGAAAGTGGTGAAAAGAAAGAAGCAAAAGGGGTAGCATATTCTACTGATAGTACAAACTCAAAATTGAAAGTTAGTTTTTTTAGACCCTTTTATGGGGACTATTGGATAATTTCTTTAGATAAAAATTATAAATACGCTTTAGTTGGAAGTCCAAGTAGGGAGTATCTATGGATATTAAGTAGAACTAAAACAATTGATGAGAAAATAAAAAAAAGATTAATAGATATAGCCTTCAAAAATGGTTTTGACACCTCAAAGTTTATTTGGACAATACAAGAGTAA